CTAGAATAGAAGAAATAACTTCACCAAAAGCTAAGATAGAATCTGATAGTTGCTTACCACTAAAATAAGCAGCCATATTTGCAAACATTCTAAGCTCAGCAATCATATCACTTACAGAAGAAGTAACATCCTCTGAGTTAATAGACTGCAATATAGGATTAATTATAGACTCTATCTGACCTATAATTTCATCTACTTTTGTCTTATCTCTACTGTTATTTGCTAATTGAATTAGTAGATTTGTAATGCCTGATTGAGCACTAACAACTACTAATTTTATTCTATTATCTGAATTAACTATACTAGCGCATTGTCTAATAGTTTCTTGATTTGCTACACTTGTGCCACCAAATTTGGCAACAATTGTTTCTGACATATAAGCTCTCCTCTCTAATAGCTACAATATCAGACGAGAGAACATAAAATTTGAGAAATACATACACAAACTAAAGCACTCCACGTCGACACACATTTTAAACGACATGACAGTTCTGCTACCTTTCAATATCAGAACCAAGATTACCAATCATAAACTGGGCAACCTTTCGGCATAAGTTCTATCTTTTCTAATGATCGTCGGGGTTTATGCACCTAACATTAGAGATATAACTTACGCACCTCTTTAATTACACTTCTTCTAGAATCTAGAATTTTGAAGTATTTTTTGAGTCTAACATTCTAAAACACCTCACACAACCCTTTTTCTACGCCAAAAAAATTTATTTTGATATTGCATCAAAAAATATCTTAAATTTAAGTTACAAAATTTGATTAGACTTAAAACTAATTATATGATTGCCATATATCTTAATAGGAACCTTTAAAATGACACATCAATATTTACTATGGTTGGGATTAGCTGCATATGCAGTTCATGTCCTTGAAGAGCTGACTCTAGACTGGAGAACATGGGCTCGAAGCTCTTTAGGGTTTAAAAATATGGAATGGGGCACATTTTATATAGCAAACGCTGCTGTTATGTTTATTAGTATAGCTTCAGCAATGGTTGGTTGGCAGCTTCCAGCATTTGGATTAATAATTTCTGCTCTCATGCTTATAAATGGAATATTTTTTCATATATTACCAACTCTAATTCAAAGAATAATATCCCCTGGAGTTATAACTGCAACACTATTATTTCTGCCTATCTCTATTACTACATATTATGGCGCTTATCTTGATGGTGTCTTAGGCATAAGTACTTTTATATCATCGTTAATATTAGGTGGTCTACTAATGGCATCACCTATAATTTTTATGAGGGTCAACGATAAAATCGTACAGAATCATAATAAAATATAAATCGGTATATTAAGCTTAATTTAGCCTTTTTTAAAAGTTCTTACCAAAAACCTTTGTGGAGATAATGCTTCTAAAAGCTTATCTGAGATATTTTTTTGATCTTGCCTAATTAAATTAGAAATAATTTTTGCTGAAAGTAATGATGATGAAATACCTTTAGAACCAAATCCTGAAGATAAATATAAACCCTCTTCATAAATCACATTAGGCATTTTATTTTTAGGATAGCCCTTAGATAAAGGCTTAAAAAACATCTCTCTAAATAAATCATAATCCACTAGTTTACCTACTAAAGGTAGATGATCTGATGTGACACATCTAGTAGAAACTCTTGCATCTAAAATTGATTCCATAGCAATAGATTCTTCTGGGAAAATTTCTTTTACATGATTTAAGTTTTCTTGGTGATCACAATCCCTAACCTCTCCAGAAGTATCGCTATTTTCTCTAAAAGTTGCACCTATAACCTGAAGATTATTTAGATAATGAGGAATAAGATAGCCTTTATCCATGATGGTAAAATCAGTATCAATAGACTCTTTAATAACAGTTAGTTGCCCTTGTGATGGATATACTGAAATATTTTTCAAATAATCAATTTGACTAAATAACTCATATGCTCCCGCAAAGATAACAATGTCAAACTCTTCTTGATAGTCTTGAAACTGTAATAACCACTTTTGATTTTGAGTTTTCTCAATAGTTTTTAATTCTGAATCTAATTTAAGCTTAGCTTTTGAAGAGTTTAACCAACTTTTACATAAAGATTTAGGAATCAGAGATAAAGCATTAGGATAATATATTGAATCATAGTCAATCTTCTTCCCTAGAAGTTTAGAAGACTCTTTACTGTCTAGCAATACTGCAAGATCTGAACTTATCTGCCTATTAGCAAATATTTTACTATATCTTAGTGCTTCTTTAGGATTGGATAAAACATGTAAAACACCTTTCGAACAAATCTCTATATCAGCCTGATTTTTCTTGATGTAATCATTAAGAATCTCATATCCCAAGGTATGAAATTGCTCTGAGAAATTATTATCATTTGTAAGGGATGGTCTTAATATTCCAGCAAAATTTCCAGAAGCTTCTGAGGCAAAGTCTGAATTTTTATCAAAAATAGTAATTGAAAAATCCTTATGCTGACTTAGTTCATAAACTAGTGCACAACCTGCTAGGCCAGCACCTATTATTGCAACTTTTTTAGAATTGTTATCATGCTCCAAAAAGCTTTATACCTTCTCTTTTTCTTTTTTGCTCAGCTCTTATCATCCGAGCCTGTTTTGGATCGATAGTTAGATCTCTATAAATTTCTAGCCTATCCTTATGTTTAAGCTCTGCATTTAAGTCAATCATCTCTGAATAAACGCCTAATTTAAGATTCTCAAGCTCAAGCTCTGAATACTTATCTAATATTCCAGATTTTTCTATAGCTTGTTTAGCAGTAATATTTTCTTCAAATTCCACAAAAAAAGATATTTGTTCGTTTGGAAGAGCGTATATTACTTCTACCTTATTCATTAGCTATAAACCTCTTCCGCTCTTTTACAGAATGCATCTAACATTTTATTAGCCAAACCTTTAAAAACAGGTCCCAAAGCCATTTCAACGAATTTATTTTCAAAAGCAAAATCCATTTCCAATGAGACTCTACAAGACTTATTTTCTTCTATAGGTTCAAAAGTCCAATGACCATTTAGGCTTTTAAAAGGCCCATTCATAAGCTTAAGATCAACCTTAGAATCTGGAACCATTGTATTATGAGTAGAGAAATCCAACTTCACGAAGCCTGATTTAATTTTCAAAGCTGCTTTGACTTCTGTCTCATTTTCTTCAAAAATTTCAATATCATAACACATCGGTAAGAATTCAGGATAACTTCTAACGTCATTTACTAAAGTATACATTTGATGACAAGTATAGTTTACAACAGCAGACTTATTAACAGTGTTCATTGTATTTAATCTTTATTAGTTTACTGATAACATATAGCCTTATATTCTATATCTTTTAGAAAAAAAATCTATGAAAAAAAATAAGGTTTCTCCAGCAACTATAGCGAGAAACAAAAAAGCCTTTCATGATTACACAATATTAGAAAAGTTTGAGGCTGGAATCGCATTAAAAGGCTGGGAAGTAAAAAGCATACGTGCTGGAAAAGTACAAATGGTTGATAGTCATGTCCACATCAAAAGAGGTGAGGCTTGGCTTTTCAACTGCTTAATCACGCCATTATTGTCTGCATCTACACATGTGGTAGCTGATCCTGGTGCGTCACGTAAACTACTACTACACCGTAGAGAAATAGATAGGATAATGGGTAGAGTTGAACAAAAAGGTTTAACTTGTGTGCCATTAGCTATGTACTGGAAAGGTCCTAATGTGAAAATAGAAATAGCTTTAGCACAAGGTAAGAAATCTCATGATAAACGCCAAGCTGAGAAAGACAAAGACTGGAATCGTGAGAAAGATAGACTTTTCAAAAAGGCACATAAATAAATATGACAAGCACAGAAAAAAAGCTAAGGCACTATATAACAAAAGCTGTGGCTGATTTTAACCTCCTTAAAAAAGGTGACAAAGTTATGCTTTGTTTATCTGGCGGTAAAGATTCTTTTGGTTTATTAAAAGTATTACATGGGCTAATCGCTGATAAAACTTACGAAATTGATCTACATGTATATACTCTTGATCAGTCTCAACCTGGTTGGGATGATAGTGAACTTAGGAAGTATCTAGATAACTTAGGTGTAAGTTATGAAATAGAAACAAAAAATACTTATGGTGTAGTTATAGATAAAGTACCTGAAGGTAAAACTTATTGTTCACTTTGCTCTAGATTACGCAGAGGAAATATCTATAGATATGCAAAAGACCACAACATGGATAAAGTAATATTAGGCCACCATCGTGATGATTTAATAGAATCATTACTAATGTCTATTCTCTATCAAGGTCAGATAAAATCTATGCCACCTAAGTTTGTGACCCAAGATGGTGAAAATGTAGTTATCCGCCCTATGGTTTATGTGCAAGAGAGAGATTTGATAGAATTTGCAAAAGAGGAAAACTTCCCAATAATTCCATGCAATCTATGTGGCTCTCAAGAAAATTTAAAAAGAAAAAAAGTTAAAAAGCTTATTCAAGATTTAGCTCATGAAAATCCAAAAG
This region of Francisella frigiditurris genomic DNA includes:
- the mnmC gene encoding FAD-dependent 5-carboxymethylaminomethyl-2-thiouridine(34) oxidoreductase MnmC, producing MEHDNNSKKVAIIGAGLAGCALVYELSQHKDFSITIFDKNSDFASEASGNFAGILRPSLTNDNNFSEQFHTLGYEILNDYIKKNQADIEICSKGVLHVLSNPKEALRYSKIFANRQISSDLAVLLDSKESSKLLGKKIDYDSIYYPNALSLIPKSLCKSWLNSSKAKLKLDSELKTIEKTQNQKWLLQFQDYQEEFDIVIFAGAYELFSQIDYLKNISVYPSQGQLTVIKESIDTDFTIMDKGYLIPHYLNNLQVIGATFRENSDTSGEVRDCDHQENLNHVKEIFPEESIAMESILDARVSTRCVTSDHLPLVGKLVDYDLFREMFFKPLSKGYPKNKMPNVIYEEGLYLSSGFGSKGISSSLLSAKIISNLIRQDQKNISDKLLEALSPQRFLVRTFKKG
- the ttcA gene encoding tRNA 2-thiocytidine(32) synthetase TtcA codes for the protein MTSTEKKLRHYITKAVADFNLLKKGDKVMLCLSGGKDSFGLLKVLHGLIADKTYEIDLHVYTLDQSQPGWDDSELRKYLDNLGVSYEIETKNTYGVVIDKVPEGKTYCSLCSRLRRGNIYRYAKDHNMDKVILGHHRDDLIESLLMSILYQGQIKSMPPKFVTQDGENVVIRPMVYVQERDLIEFAKEENFPIIPCNLCGSQENLKRKKVKKLIQDLAHENPKVPSNILSSLSNVLPSHLMDKNLLDINQYNN
- the smpB gene encoding SsrA-binding protein SmpB; translation: MKKNKVSPATIARNKKAFHDYTILEKFEAGIALKGWEVKSIRAGKVQMVDSHVHIKRGEAWLFNCLITPLLSASTHVVADPGASRKLLLHRREIDRIMGRVEQKGLTCVPLAMYWKGPNVKIEIALAQGKKSHDKRQAEKDKDWNREKDRLFKKAHK
- a CDS encoding type II toxin-antitoxin system RatA family toxin → MNTVNKSAVVNYTCHQMYTLVNDVRSYPEFLPMCYDIEIFEENETEVKAALKIKSGFVKLDFSTHNTMVPDSKVDLKLMNGPFKSLNGHWTFEPIEENKSCRVSLEMDFAFENKFVEMALGPVFKGLANKMLDAFCKRAEEVYS
- a CDS encoding RnfH family protein, translating into MNKVEVIYALPNEQISFFVEFEENITAKQAIEKSGILDKYSELELENLKLGVYSEMIDLNAELKHKDRLEIYRDLTIDPKQARMIRAEQKRKREGIKLFGA
- a CDS encoding HXXEE domain-containing protein encodes the protein MTHQYLLWLGLAAYAVHVLEELTLDWRTWARSSLGFKNMEWGTFYIANAAVMFISIASAMVGWQLPAFGLIISALMLINGIFFHILPTLIQRIISPGVITATLLFLPISITTYYGAYLDGVLGISTFISSLILGGLLMASPIIFMRVNDKIVQNHNKI